DNA sequence from the Excalfactoria chinensis isolate bCotChi1 chromosome 2, bCotChi1.hap2, whole genome shotgun sequence genome:
CAGAACCAAAAGGAACACATCAGGCAATATCTATGTCCAGCTAAGAAACCAAAGCAGAGAGGAACGATGCTTCAAAGAGTAGACCCAAACCCCTGTGTAGGTACAGATCCACTTTAAACTACTGCAGCTTAAGCCAAGAAGACTGCCCACTGATATTTGCCATTTAAATGCAGTGAAGGAAGTATCcgcattttaaaagaaagctttagAAATTgcaataaaatactttaaaatggAGTAGAGCGCAATGTTATCACACAGTTCAAGCTCCCTTTCTTCAAGGACATATTTTAGATAAAAGAAATCCAAGCTTTTAACCCCCATCTCCAAAAGAAATGTTCATATCAAGACTTCCCCACAGACCAAACACCATTAAGTTTCCTAATAAAAActatttctgcttccatttccttATATCCCAATGAGTGCTCAGACTCCTGTTATTTTGGATCAGAAGTTATTTATATGAgaatgaatagaaaaaaaataatcagaggaAGGTCCTGGAAACTTGAAAACTTGTGGTATTCAGACAAGACAGCAAATATCCATCTAGTCTAAAAAACCTGGGACTACATTTATGAAGTAAACCTCAATGTTAGGATCCCCATGTAACAACTGTTAAAATTGGAATATaatagtttaaaacaaaacctatGCATTAAGACAAACACGAAAGGTACCGAATTCCACACCCAAATTACTCTAGGAACACTGGTATATTGTCAGTTCTGATTCTCCTCAAGTCTTCTGCATGGGAGCTTATTAACAGACCGAACCTACCGTGAGCAGTCATCTAGTTCCACCTGCTGGAACCAAGAAGAATGCCCAAATGTCTTTGTCGCTTGCTTTTGCGATAGACTATGGTAAAGAAGAATTCTTTGGCCACTTGATGAAGCCATTGCAAGTCCTTGAAAAAAAGTCTGATTCTGGAAATTCAGAAGGATATTTTGCATGTAACGCACGTACAGCACGGGTAGCCTGGAGAACAGCTTATCTAGAGAGCAGTTTCCAAGGTCAATACTCTATCACCTCCACCAGGAGCAATAGCATGCGTGCTCCTGGAAGAGGCTTTGGGACAACTGGGATGAAACTCTATGGGCAAAAAAATCACACAACTGAATGTCATGTCCAAAATAGTACAGAAGCCAGTATGTCGCTGGCCTCCTATAGCaacaaagaatttatttatttattccacaAGCTCAGATTGTTTCATCTGGATTGAATGTTTCTGGACACTCCAGTCTCATTAGAAATAAAAGGTAACtgcttgttttaaataaaaatctgagtaGGCCAGATCCAACTCTCTGGCGTGGTGGGGTCAGCATAGTCTTATTACAGCCTTAATTCACACTTTTATCAGTTTTCAAGTTAGAGAGGGAAGGAGGCAagcagagggagggaagaagtaGCTGACACAGCTTTGGGGGGCAGACCTCATGAATACAGCTGTTTTTTTGATGGACAGTCTCAACAGACCCTAAGATCTATGAGTAATAACTTGACAAGCAACAACACTTTATGTAGCATTGAGAGTTTTAAAGTTGATTttgtgagaaaaggaaagaaccaACTTCATGGCACATTCGGTACATCACCTGACTGACAGCACACTTTTATACTACCTACTGACTCATCAAAACCCATCCCCTGCAAACGCAGTTTCCTTTCACCATTTCAtgccagaaaagcagaagttggTAGAAGCACTCTGCAATGGCAATGACCAATTGGAGTGATTTTTGACAAGGTCAATCACCAAGATGAAAGCTGATCATATCGATTCTGATACAGGAGCTGTCCTCAAGCTGGCTGCCCCTGGAAATGCCACAGCAACCTCAGCAGACAGAATCACACCCACTTCCAAAGGACGGGGAGGGCAAACAGCACATGTTTTGACAGGATGTTTAAGTAGCACAGAGGCTGCTCTGGgaggaaagagatgaaagaactgtcacagctgagaaaaagcATGCACACGCACcataatatatgtgtatatatatatatatatatatatatttccaggTAAACATGACATATTCAAGACAAGCAAGTTTGAAGCATACAGAAGTCAGTTTTACACCTGAAATACCTCAGAAGTGAAGTGAAAATGTTACTTGCTCCTGAGTAAAGCAAACACGGATCTGGAGCACCAAAGAAGGGCCTCCTCCACAACTCCAATCTTCAATAGAATATGtaatttttaagaaagcagAGCTACTGACTTCACAGAAACACTGTGACCATAATCcatctttgtttgctttacatCAAGGATACaaaaagcaagaacagaaaatccACACTTTAAGTTAtgcaaataaaggaagaaaaacacagtaatTCAGGACAGTTACAAGTTTAAAGCTTTATCCATATACAAATTCCAATTTGTAGctcttataaaaacaaaatgtggtCAAAAGTTTTCTCCATTAACTAACCATGACTGAAATACTACATAAGAgcatactgaagaaaagaaagcaagctggctaaaaatcaatcaatcaatttAATTTCAGGTAAGTCACTTGTCTTGCCAAAATACATTTGTTGTTATATCCTTGTTTTGCTACCTATACAAACACATGGATGCTAGAATGAGCATGAAGTTCTCCCCCTGGctcctttcacagaatcatagcaatatttaggttggaaaagaccactaagatcatctagtccaaacatcAGTTCATCCTCACCATATCCAATaacccacgtccctcagtgccacgtccaCACAGTTACTCCTAGAGAGTACGTTTCCTTTCTAGGGACAATGGGGCTATGCCCCAAGAAAAGTAATAATGACTgcaacacctccctgggcagtctgtgccactgcctcaccactttCTCTTTGAACAAATTttccctgatatccaacttGAATCTCTCCTGGAGCAACAAGAGGCCAATTCCTCTTGTCCTACagctagttacctgggagaagagcctgactccacctcaccacaacctcccttctgGTTgttgcagagagcaataaggtttcccctgagcctcctcttctccacagtgaacaaacccagctccctcagctgctcctcataagacctgtgctccagacccctcgcagtttcactgcccttctctagCCATGCTCCAGAACCTCAATATGTTTCTTGTAGATAGGGACCCAAAACCGAGcacagcactcaaggtgcagcctcatcaatgctgagtacagagggatgatcacctctctgttCTTATGCTATTTCTTCGCTCCATTCCAAATCAGAAGCCATTACACTCTACTGACTGTAACGAGAAGCAGTCTtcagacaaagcagcagcattactagttgttttttgtggttttgttttgtttttcctcccaaCGATGCCCAAACACAGTGTCCACATTAAAACCAGAAACTCACTAATCGTTAGGACGAGCCACTGACACCCTGTGTGTGCTCCTCTCTGAGTTCCTCCTTTCCACACACACAACCCAGCACGCAAAGAGCTGCCGCAGCTCCCCCGCCTCAACCCAGCACCTTGTTTAAGCCATTGCTGACTCAGTCGCAGGAAAGCAACCTTTTCCCAAGCGCTCCCGCAGGCCTGGAGCTGGTTTCTCTGTGATGTCGGGGCCGAGGAGGGTAACGCCCGCCCTAAAACCGACGCCCGGCCAGCAGCACTCAGCGCTCACCACCCGCCTCAAGGTTCCCAACCCGCACCCGGTGTCAGCTCACCGTGCTGACCACACACACCCGCCGCTGAAGCCTCCCCAGGCCGCTCTCCGCCGAGGCCCGGCCACCGCTTCCGGCTCCGTCTTTACTGCCATTCCCCGGCCCCGCACCGCTCCGAGGGCCGCCACCAGACAAACGGGGGCCGCCTACCTCAGCCACCGACAGGCCCGCGCGCACGCAGAGCCCGCGGCCCGTCGCTCACCTGTGCCAGGCAGGGCCGCGGCGGCAGCAGGCCCCTCCCGCACAGCAGCTGTTGCAGCAGCACCCCGGGcagccgccgcccgccgcccaGCGCCAGCAGCAGGTAGCGCTGCGCCATGGCCGCCAACGGCCGTCCCGTGGCCGCCGCTCCGCCGTCacgccgccgccccgcccccgcGCGCTACGTCCGCCTCCCGGCGTCATCGCGTCACTTCCGGTAGCGACGGGCGAGGGGCGGGGCCAAGAGCGGAAGACGAGCCGCGCGTGAGGGAGCGCCCGGCCGGCCGGTGACGTCATCGCGTGACGCACCGCGGCGCGGCTCCGCCCTCCCGCTCGCCGGCCGGCGCGTGCTGCGGGCGCGGGGCTCGCGGCGCGTCCTCCCGCCTGAGGAGACACCGCCAGCGGCCGCGGCCATGAAAATCTGGAGCTCGGAGCACGTCTTCGGGTAGGGGGCGGGCAGCGGGTGGTTAACggtgggggaaggaggggagggagggagcgcGGCCGTGGTTACCCCGCTGTTAGTGAGCCGAGGCGGCAGGCGGCGGCTGTGGAGGCGTCCTGCGCGCCGGATGGCGTCCACCGGGTGTCTGCGCCGGAGCCCGAGCGCTCGTTACGTCAGGAGATATACGAGGTACAAGGAGATACGAAGTGCCTGCCCTGCCGGAGCGGGGCTGCTGCCGTCACGGGGCTTCGCGGTTACCGGAGCTTGATGctcttttaactttttaaatagaaacagTGCCGTATTGAGAAGTGCCCGTAACTGTAACGCGTGCTAACGAGCTGCTGGAAATAGAGAAGGCACGGGCTTAAGGAAGCAGagctgatcatagaatcatagaaaggtttGGGTCCGGAGGGACCTTTAAGGTCGCCtagttccagccctctgctataggcaggacACCTCCCGCTAGgacaggctgctcacagcccttccagcctggccttcaatgcgTCTCACTGCccacacagtaaagaatttcttcctaatatctactCTAAATGGACCCTCTCCCAGTTTATAATTACATCAAATTCAGCTCCAAAACGGTAACTTCTCTTTTATTTGGTGCGCTTCTAATTacagaagaattaaaatcaGAATGGATTTCAGGcgaccatctagtccagcttcCCACTCAGAGCAGGGCTCGCTTAACTGTGGGGTTTCTTTGTCAGCTGAGTTCGGAGGTGGATGGAGATTCAGCGCTCTGTGGTCATCCACCCTGACGCGATGTTTTTTATACAGCTAATTGGAACGTCACATGGAGCAGTTTGTGACTGTCGCCCTTTGCCCTTACTTCTGTTAGTCATGGGTTAAtcattccttcctttcctctctgtaAAGGGATAtatgttgttttcctgtttgtgtaCTAACACTTCCTTATGGTCTTTCCGAGCATCACCTAATTCTAAAGGGATACATGGAAGCTTGCAAAGTTGTTACAGCACATGCCGTGCTTAGAAAGCTGGAGCCCTAATTTAGGGTTCCCGAATGCTTGTAACTAAATCCAAACTAGTTATAAAtattgtctctttttctttctccaggcaCCCCTGGGATACAGTGATCAAAGCTGCTATGAGGAAGTACCCCAACCCAATGAACCCATGCGTAGTAGGAGTAGATGTCCTCGACAGGAGCCTTGACAACCGGGGGAGGCTGCACAGCCACCGTCTCCTCAGCACAGAGTGGGGATTGCCAAGTATTGTAAAAGCGGTATGGTTTATCGGGGGGGTGATGCATTTCTGTGTCATCACCTGAACCGGCACTAAATTCCACGTAAAAACTTGATTTATTGGGAATATCATCCACAAATATCACGTAAGCTGTAATCCATTGTGGTGCACTGTCTGTGCATGCCTTCTGAGCTGGTCTGTGTCACTCTGTATCGCTGATGCAACATGGCACCCTGTAGTCTTGCCACAGAgaactgttttgtgtttgtgaatTGTACTTAACTGTTACATTCTTTGTTAACTTCTTGCCTTCCTTGACTTTCAGATTTTAGGAACAAGTAGAACTCTGACTTACATTGAGGAACATTCTGTGGTAGatccagtggaaaaaaagatggagcTTTGCTCAACTAATGTGAGTGCCAGCTTAAGAAGCTTCTGGTAATTAGTGATTGAGATTAGATATTTTGTCTCTCTTAACAATGTGGCAATGAGTTTCCATCTTTCAACAGGAGGCAGTTTCCAGgtgcttttttctcttccctttttcccagGAATGCTTTGGGATCAAGGATTTGTGATCCTCTTAATATGAGACTGTTTCTCAGGATGCACGTGACATTtcagctttaaagaaaataatgcgTTCTGCTTAAAACCACTGTTTGCAACAGAAGGTTTAGT
Encoded proteins:
- the PRELID3A gene encoding PRELI domain containing protein 3A isoform X1, with product MKIWSSEHVFGHPWDTVIKAAMRKYPNPMNPCVVGVDVLDRSLDNRGRLHSHRLLSTEWGLPSIVKAILGTSRTLTYIEEHSVVDPVEKKMELCSTNITLTNLVSVDERLVYTPHPENPDKTVLTQEAIITVKGISLSSYLESLMANTISSNARKGWDAIEWIIQNSESALS
- the PRELID3A gene encoding PRELI domain containing protein 3A isoform X2 encodes the protein MKIWSSEHVFGHPWDTVIKAAMRKYPNPMNPCVVGVDVLDRSLDNRGRLHSHRLLSTEWGLPSIVKAILGTSRTLTYIEEHSVVDPVEKKMELCSTNITLTNLVSVDERLVYTPHPENPDKTVLTQEAIITVKGISLSSYLESLMANTISSNARKGRDALEWVISKLNTELEELKSTREGIKPAMAAASTEK